A DNA window from Hordeum vulgare subsp. vulgare chromosome 1H, MorexV3_pseudomolecules_assembly, whole genome shotgun sequence contains the following coding sequences:
- the LOC123399150 gene encoding putative FBD-associated F-box protein At1g05080, producing the protein MPGSVVPGGEDRIGALPDDLLRRVLSLLTSRDSVCTCVLARRWHHLWRSVPVVRVMVPMPIDIEGEEEVWFVNSLLLLRDRAPLHEVHIRTYLHEPSAPLSVELWLRRRLSLSNMTLVCQHLTVLDIAGVKFEEHTLNFSSCPMLEVLKMFDCRISAEKILCRSLRNLTMEMCRFDLYDRTRICCPAQKVYVTLQFEVDKCSSSGMLSRLCDAADLKLTSAPQAIICTRDFKWCHTFSKLKTLFLNEWWLAADFRALVYFLQHSPILERLTLQLKFHKQQSVHGKDESYKPGKQFLVSKNLKVDEIKCHKEDERIHQIVKILFSFGVPPDLIDNQQNNVRSDCK; encoded by the exons ATGCCTGGGAGCGTGGTGCCCGGCGGGGAGGACCGCATCGGCGCCCTCCCGGACGATCTCCTCCGCCGCGTGCTGTCGTTACTTACCTCGCGCGATTCCGTCTGCACATGCGTGCTCGCTCGTCGCTGGCACCACCTCTGGAGGTCCGTGCCCGTGGTGCGCGTCATGGTGCCGATGCCCATCGATATAGAAGGGGAGGAAGAGGTTTGGTTTGTTAATTCTCTGCTTCTCCTCCGCGACCGGGCGCCGCTGCATGAGGTGCATATCAGAACCTACCTCCACGAGCCATCCGCACCCCTCAGCGTTGAGCTGTGGCTCCGGCGGCGTCTGTCGCTATCCAACATGACTCTCGTCTGCCAGCACTTGACAGTGTTAGATATAGCTGGTGTGAAATTTGAGGAACACACTCTGAATTTTTCTAGCTGCCCAATGCTAGAGGTACTAAAGATGTTTGATTGTAGAATCAGCGCTGAGAAGATCTTGTGCAGATCATTAAGGAATCTAACTATGGAGATGTGCCGTTTCGACCTGTATGACCGCACTCGTATCTGTTGCCCTGCCCAA AAGGTCTATGTGACGCTACAGTTTGAAGTTGACAAGTGCTCCTCAAGCGGTATGCTTTCACGTCTATGTGACGCTGCAGATTTGAAGTTGACAAGTGCTCCTCAAGCG ATTATTTGCACCAGGGATTTTAAATGGTGCCATACGTTTAGCAAGTTAAAAACATTGTTTCTCAATGAGTGGTGGCTGGCTGCTGATTTCCGTGCACTGGTTTACTTTCTTCAGCACTCACCAATTCTAGAGAGGCTTACCCTTCAACTTAAATTTCATAAG CAACAATCTGTGCATGGAAAAGATGAAAGCTACAAGCCAGGAAAACAATTCTTGGTATCAAAGAATCTCAAAGTAGACGAAATCAAGTGTCACAAGGAAGATGAAAGGATTCACCAAATTGTGAAGATCCTTTTTAGCTTTGGAGTACCTCCTGATCTTATTGACAACCAACAGAACAATGTGCGGTCTGATTGTAAGTAA